The DNA window GGATCACGGTCGAGGCCTGCGCGCCGATGACGTGCGCACCCAGCAGTCGCCCGGTGCCGCGCTCGGCGATCACCTTGCAGAAGCCCTCGTCGTCCTCCATCGCCCAGCCGTACGCGACGTCGCCGTAGTTCTGCACCTTGACGGTGATGTCGAGTCCGGCCTCGCGGGCCTGCTCCTCGGTCATCCCGACGTCGGCGATCTGGGGGTCGGTGAACACCGCCGCCGGCACGAACCGGTGGTCGGTACGGCGCAAACGGGAGAGCGAGTGGCCCGCACCGTCGTTCCAGGCGTCGTGGAGCAGATTGTGCTGCACCACCCGCATCTCGTGATTGGCGACGTGCTTGAGCTGGTACGGCGAGGAGACGTCGCCGAGCGCGAAGACGCCCTCCGCGGTGGTGCGCTGGTACTCGTCGACGAGCACCCGACCGGACTCGTCGACGGAGACGCCCCCGAGGGCCGCGTCCAGCCGATCGCCGTTGGGGATCCGCCCGGTCGCCACCAGCAGCTCGTCGCCGGCGACGACGGTGCCGTCGGCGAGTTCGATCTCGATGCCGGTACCCGCCGCGCGCGCCGCCAGCATCGGGTTGCCCAGGTGCACGTCCCACTTGCGCTGCGCCAGTTCGGTGAACCATTCCGAGACCTCGCGGTCGAGGTGACGCAGCAGCCGTTCGCTGCGGGCGATGATCGACACGTGCACGCCGAGCGCCGAGAAGACGTGCGCGAATTCCGCTGCGATGAAACCGGATCCGAGAATCACCAGGCGCCGGGGCAACTCCGGCAGCCGCATGATGTCGTCGTTGGTGTGGTAGCGGATGCCGGAGTCGACGATCTCGCCGGGAATCGCCGGCCGGGACCCGGCGGCGATCACCACCTGGTCGGCGGTGATCACCTCACCGGTCCCCGTGTCGATCGTCCGCGGCCCGACGAATCGGGCGTGGCCGCGGTACACCGTCACGTCGGCGCAGTCCTCGGTCCGGTAGCGCTCGCCGCCGGCGGAGATCGGGTCGATCCGTCCGAACACCCGCTTGACGATGTCGGGCCAGCGGACGTCGTCGAGCGTCGCGTCGATGCCGAGCTTGGAGGACTCGGTGATCGTCCGCGCCATGTCGGCGGTGTAGACGAACATCTTGGTGGGGATGCAGCCCACGTTGAGGCACGTGCCGCCGAAGGTGCCCTCCTCGAGGATCGCGACCTTCTTCCCGTCGTAGCGCTCGTCGAGGATCGAGTTGCCCGATCCGCTGCCGATGATGGCGATGTCGAAGTGGCTCACGCGGATGCTCCTGTCGGTCGGTCGTTGTCGAGATGATGTGCGTCGAGCCAGGCCAGCCACAGATCCACCTCGCGGAACGCCTCCGCGAGCGGCTTCGCGGTGGACAGGAACACGTCGTGGCGGGCGCCGTCGATGGGGACGATCGTGGTGCGGTTGCCGAGGCATCCGGCCCACCGGGCGATCTGGTCGACGTCGAGGACGGCGTCGGCCTCGTCGACCGACGGGTTGTAGCGCGAGGCGAACACGGTCCGCTTCGACCGCAGGATCAGCGACGGCACACCGATGTCGAGCCCGTGGTGCAACTCGGCGTGCCCACGCCGGATCGCGCGCAGCCACCCGAACCGGACCGGGAAGCCGGTCAGCGGCTTCCAGTCGAGGTCGTACTCCCA is part of the Rhodococcus sp. SGAir0479 genome and encodes:
- the mtr gene encoding mycothione reductase produces the protein MSHFDIAIIGSGSGNSILDERYDGKKVAILEEGTFGGTCLNVGCIPTKMFVYTADMARTITESSKLGIDATLDDVRWPDIVKRVFGRIDPISAGGERYRTEDCADVTVYRGHARFVGPRTIDTGTGEVITADQVVIAAGSRPAIPGEIVDSGIRYHTNDDIMRLPELPRRLVILGSGFIAAEFAHVFSALGVHVSIIARSERLLRHLDREVSEWFTELAQRKWDVHLGNPMLAARAAGTGIEIELADGTVVAGDELLVATGRIPNGDRLDAALGGVSVDESGRVLVDEYQRTTAEGVFALGDVSSPYQLKHVANHEMRVVQHNLLHDAWNDGAGHSLSRLRRTDHRFVPAAVFTDPQIADVGMTEEQAREAGLDITVKVQNYGDVAYGWAMEDDEGFCKVIAERGTGRLLGAHVIGAQASTVIQPLIQAMSFGLSAHDMATGQYWIHPALAEVVENALLGLQI